A stretch of DNA from Sugiyamaella lignohabitans strain CBS 10342 chromosome B, complete sequence:
GAGCCGAGAGAGGCTGACGAAGTAGATGTTTGTATTGTGGGAGGAGGTCCTGCAGgtcttgctgctgctattcgATTCAAGCAATTGGATCTAGAAAAGGGCTCTGGCGAGCTGAGAGTTATTGTTTTAGAAAAAGCTAGTGATATGGGTGCTCATACTGTATCAGGAGCAGTACTAGAGCCTCGTGCTTTGGACGAGTTACTGCCTGAATGGAGAGATGACCCCTCTCTGCCAGAATCAGTTACTCCAGTAACCTCCGAGGCCATGAGATTCCTCACTAAATCAATGACTATTCCAttaccagaaccaccacAAATGAAGAATCACGGTAATTACATTGTATCATTAAACCAGATGGTCAAGTGGTTGTCCGAAAAGGCCGAGGAGATCGGAGTTGAGGTATACCCAGGATTCTCGGTATCTGAGTTGGTTTATGACGAGCAAGGACGTGTCAAGGGCATTGCTACCAATGACCAGGGTGTTTCTAGAGATTTCAAGCCCAAAGCCAGTTTTCAAAGAGGTATGGAGTTCCATGCCAAGATCACTCTGCTGGCCGAAGGATGTCATGGTTCATTATCTAAACAGGTGATTAAAAAGTATGACTTGCGAAAGGACTCTGATCCTCAGACTTATGGCCTTGGTATCAAAGAGGTGTGGGAGGTGCCCAAGGAAAAGTTTAATAAGGGCTTTGTAGGCCACAGTATGGGTTGGCCTCTCAGCTCGGATGTGTATGGAGGTGGATTTATCTATCACTTTGGTGATGGTTTAGTCACTGTAGGAGCGGTGATTGGTCTTGACTACAAAAACCCCTGGATCTCGCCATATCAGGAGTTCCAGAGAATGAAGCACCATCCTTTCTATGCCAACACCCTCAAAGGAGGAAAATGCATTTCGTACGCCGCTAGAGCTCTTAACGAAGGAGGACTTCAATCGATTCCCAAACTTTCATTCCCTGGTGGTGGTCTAATTGGATGTACTGCCGGTTTCGTCAACGTGCCCAAGATCAAGGGTACTCATACAGCCATGAAAACAGGCATGCTTGCAGCCGAGTCGGCTTTCGACTCGATCTCTGCTTTCAACTCCGCTATTGAAGAGGGTCAATCTGAATCTGAAGTTACTGCACCTTCAGTCGAATCGTATGAAGAATCGTTCAAGGATTCCTGGGTATATAAAGAACTTCATGAGATTCGTAATGTTCGACCTTCATTCAACAACCCACTGAAAATGTGGGGAGGTGTCATGTACTCTGGACTGGATACACTGATTCTCAAGGGCCGTACCCCCTGGACATTCCACCACAAACACACCGACTCTGGTGCCACTGAACCAGCATCCAAATACAACAAAATCGAGTATCCCAAGCCCGACGGCGAGCTATCTTTTGACATTCTAACCTCGGTATCCCGTACCGGAACCAACcacgacgaagacgagccCTGCCACCTGCGAATCCCCGACCAAGACAACCGCAAGCACACGGAGATCGCATACCCCAAGTACCAGGGCATCGAGAACCGGTTCTGTCCAGCCGGAGTCTACGAATACATCGAAGACGCGTCCGAACCCCTCGGAGTGCGATTCCAAATCAACTCGCAAAACTGTATCCACTGCAAAACCTGCGACATCAAAGTGCCCACCCAGGACATCAACTGGACCGTCCCCGAGGGCGGCGACGGGCCCAAATATTACATGACTTAAACTAATAGCATTTCTCCTGTTCTCATGGATACCGGGcggggttctgcctccggcggctggggctccgcccccagaccctggttgctcctctcgcttcgctcgagtcggccgtcgacggtcccagccagcTTCGCGAAGCGAAGCaccgcggggtctggggcggagccccagccgccggaggcagagccccgTCCCCCTGCGAGCCGCGCTCCGGTGTCGGTGAGCGGTGCTGATCCTTGGAGTCAGGGCTGCAGCGGCCGGTGTGGGCTTTTATGTGCCCATCAAATTGCGTAATACACTCTCACGGTGTATATATACTGGGACCTTGCATTGACCGCGGGTTGTCGGACGGTTTGACTTTTTGCCATTATTTTGCGTGTGTGCTCTGTTGATTGTAAGTGCGAGGGGAATGGAGTTTGGAGCGAGAGCGGACGTGGGTGGGTGTGAGAAGGTTGTTGGTTAGGATTGGTCAGGGGACCGGAATGGGTCCGATGGCTTGAGAGGCTCGCAGACCGGAGATAGCCAAATTTCAATGTGGTTTGTAAGATCAGGCTGCCGGAGTTGTTTGGTGGTGTCATAAATTACACTTACAAAAGGTGGTTGTTGTGAGTTCTGCAATGTCGCTAGATCGTTTCAAATGAAATGTGATTGTGTTCGCAACGGAAGTTCGTAATTCTCTTTCGCTTTTATTGATAATTTGGTTATATCAGTAACTTGATGCCGCTTATGCCTAGCTGCTTATCGCCATTGATCCATTGAAATCTGCAGCAATTCAGACCGACTCACGAAAGGGTTCTCGTTTTCTGTGTGAGAATAGTTATATTCTATGGCTAGTATATTACACCGGGGAAACTACAACATCTACTCTACAACAAATGGCACAAACTCTGTCCATATCATATGGACTGTCGTCCTGTCGCTATCTTGAACTGTTAATGCCAAAATTTCAGCCCTGCGTACTGCTTAACTGGGCTTTCGATAAGAATTGATAACAAAGTTAAATGTCAGATTATCTGCTCGCTCGtcatttttctttatctcaattgctattgctattcagctattgtttttgtgttttgtttgttttccCTGTTTGACTTGTTCTTCAAATCAGTCTTGACATTTCTGCTACATGTGCCGTGTCTTCATTcagttttattttttcccTGCTATCACCCTCCTGCAGCATTAAGTCtaacatttttttataGCAGCAGATCTAATCACAAATCTCCGGTGCAGAGATAGCCATTGACTCATACTAGCTCTATCTGAAAAATCCAGCCGTGCGCTGAGCTGGACCTAATTTGTACGTATGTACAGGGCGGTAAGTTAGTTAGCCTCGTAGCCAGCCCCACATTCACTCGGAGCTCGGCAGGTGTtattgattatttattaattacCAGTTCCGAATGAACCCGAAGATCATATTGTGAacagtttattatttttgacaCTTTTGGCATTTTTGGTTCTTTTTCACTTTGACATAACGTGAACAAGGCTTAATTAACAGACTGGCACGTTTCTCGGCTTGTGTTAAAAGGAATCAACTCTTGTATCTGCTACTGTTTACCACTGTTGGTGAAGTTGATCTGAATACCAAATTGACTAAGAGCTTGATTGCTGAAGCTTGGTTGCTGAAGCTTGATTCTGGAGCCTGATTGTTCATAGCTGGTGAATGACTGCCGACTGACAGCTGATTGTTGGTTTCTGACTAATAATTGCGATATTTCTATTATTGTTATCAGTgttatcaataatattaCTATTTGCCAGTACCTGTAAACCGGGCATTTTTGCTAACATATTTACCAGTATTTCGGTGGTGCTTCTTATAGACTAATTTCTGACTTGTATTTTGTGCAGTGGTTCACTTTAGAGACTTTGACAATTTTGctgtgaaaaaaaattc
This window harbors:
- the CIR2 gene encoding Cir2p (Putative ortholog of human ETF-dH; found in a large supramolecular complex with other mitochondrial dehydrogenases; may have a role in oxidative stress response; ETF-dH is also known as electron transfer flavoprotein dehydrogenase; GO_component: GO:0016020 - membrane [Evidence IEA]; GO_component: GO:0005743 - mitochondrial inner membrane [Evidence IEA,IEA]; GO_component: GO:0005739 - mitochondrion [Evidence IEA]; GO_component: GO:0005739 - mitochondrion [Evidence IDA,IPI] [PMID 11502169]; GO_component: GO:0005739 - mitochondrion [Evidence IDA] [PMID 14576278]; GO_component: GO:0005739 - mitochondrion [Evidence IDA] [PMID 16823961]; GO_function: GO:0051539 - 4 iron, 4 sulfur cluster binding [Evidence IEA]; GO_function: GO:0004174 - electron-transferring-flavoprotein dehydrogenase activity [Evidence IEA,IEA]; GO_function: GO:0051536 - iron-sulfur cluster binding [Evidence IEA,IEA]; GO_function: GO:0046872 - metal ion binding [Evidence IEA]; GO_function: GO:0003674 - molecular_function [Evidence ND]; GO_function: GO:0016491 - oxidoreductase activity [Evidence IEA,IEA]; GO_process: GO:0008150 - biological_process [Evidence ND]; GO_process: GO:0055114 - oxidation-reduction process [Evidence IEA,IEA]); protein product: MLGYKSTGATLQKSASAGAARVLARNSTKSTTKQFSRCFTALKSNTITGTQTGTIQNTTNGKLKRNLTRSTLINSRLRTSITHNGRRSYSTSPEEGEAAAEEEFPELSEPREADEVDVCIVGGGPAGLAAAIRFKQLDLEKGSGELRVIVLEKASDMGAHTVSGAVLEPRALDELLPEWRDDPSLPESVTPVTSEAMRFLTKSMTIPLPEPPQMKNHGNYIVSLNQMVKWLSEKAEEIGVEVYPGFSVSELVYDEQGRVKGIATNDQGVSRDFKPKASFQRGMEFHAKITLLAEGCHGSLSKQVIKKYDLRKDSDPQTYGLGIKEVWEVPKEKFNKGFVGHSMGWPLSSDVYGGGFIYHFGDGLVTVGAVIGLDYKNPWISPYQEFQRMKHHPFYANTLKGGKCISYAARALNEGGLQSIPKLSFPGGGLIGCTAGFVNVPKIKGTHTAMKTGMLAAESAFDSISAFNSAIEEGQSESEVTAPSVESYEESFKDSWVYKELHEIRNVRPSFNNPLKMWGGVMYSGLDTLILKGRTPWTFHHKHTDSGATEPASKYNKIEYPKPDGELSFDILTSVSRTGTNHDEDEPCHLRIPDQDNRKHTEIAYPKYQGIENRFCPAGVYEYIEDASEPLGVRFQINSQNCIHCKTCDIKVPTQDINWTVPEGGDGPKYYMT